Proteins encoded by one window of Chryseobacterium aquaeductus:
- the lipA gene encoding lipoyl synthase has product MENLVQDTTVQKPKWIRVKLPTGKNYRELRTLVDKYKLNTICQSGSCPNMGECWGEGTATFMILGNICTRSCGFCGVKTGKPMDVNWDEPEKVARSIKLMKIKHAVLTSVDRDDLKDMGSILWGETVNAVRRISPGTTMETLIPDFQGLTKHLDRMVDVAPEVISHNMETVKRLTREVRIQAKYERSLEVLRYLKEAGQNRTKTGLMLGLGENKDEVFQTIEDIRNANVDVITMGQYLQPTKKHLPVKKFITPEEFDEFGDFARSLGFRHVESSPLVRSSYHAEKHIH; this is encoded by the coding sequence ATGGAGAATTTAGTTCAGGATACTACCGTTCAAAAACCAAAATGGATTCGTGTAAAACTTCCTACCGGAAAAAATTACAGAGAACTCCGCACCTTGGTTGATAAATATAAATTAAATACAATTTGCCAAAGTGGAAGTTGCCCAAACATGGGAGAATGTTGGGGAGAAGGAACAGCAACTTTCATGATTTTGGGGAATATCTGTACCAGAAGCTGCGGGTTTTGCGGTGTAAAAACCGGGAAACCGATGGATGTAAATTGGGACGAACCGGAAAAAGTGGCTCGTTCGATCAAATTAATGAAAATTAAGCACGCAGTTTTGACTTCTGTAGACCGTGACGATTTGAAAGATATGGGTTCAATTCTTTGGGGTGAAACTGTAAATGCAGTGAGAAGAATTTCTCCGGGAACTACGATGGAAACGTTGATTCCTGACTTTCAAGGGTTGACAAAACATTTGGACAGAATGGTAGATGTTGCTCCGGAAGTTATTTCTCACAACATGGAAACGGTAAAACGTTTGACAAGAGAAGTGAGAATTCAAGCGAAATATGAAAGAAGCCTTGAAGTTTTAAGATACTTAAAAGAAGCAGGACAAAATAGAACGAAAACCGGTTTAATGCTTGGTTTGGGAGAAAATAAAGATGAGGTTTTTCAAACGATTGAAGACATCAGAAATGCAAATGTTGATGTTATTACAATGGGTCAGTATTTGCAGCCGACTAAAAAGCATTTGCCTGTGAAGAAATTCATAACTCCTGAAGAGTTTGATGAGTTCGGGGATTTTGCAAGAAGTTTAGGTTTCCGACATGTTGAAAGTTCACCTTTGGTGAGAAGTTCTTATCACGCAGAAAAGCATATTCATTAA
- a CDS encoding SpoIIAA family protein — MITIINDAPENVAAFNATGEVTKEDFENLVIPHVKSKVEKFEELNYLLYLDTDLSNFTMGAWLQDAFLGIKNITKWNRAAIVTDKEGVQNFTDIFSVVMPGEFKSFPKENLYNALYWCQNGNEVEE, encoded by the coding sequence ATGATCACAATTATTAATGATGCTCCGGAAAATGTAGCGGCTTTCAATGCTACAGGTGAAGTCACCAAAGAAGATTTTGAAAATCTCGTAATTCCGCATGTGAAAAGTAAAGTTGAAAAATTCGAAGAGTTAAATTATCTCTTGTATCTCGACACAGATTTAAGCAATTTCACGATGGGCGCTTGGCTTCAGGACGCATTTTTAGGAATAAAAAACATTACCAAATGGAATCGTGCAGCCATCGTAACCGACAAAGAAGGTGTACAGAATTTTACTGATATTTTCAGTGTCGTGATGCCTGGAGAATTTAAATCTTTTCCAAAAGAAAATCTTTACAATGCATTATACTGGTGTCAAAACGGTAATGAAGTTGAAGAGTAA
- a CDS encoding NAD(P)/FAD-dependent oxidoreductase, translated as MDLKSNEPFWLLKNGLVSSYPSLKSDEECDVLIIGGGITGSLIAHQMMKDGYHTILIDKREICNGSTSATTSMLQYEIDTPLYELIELIGEKGAVESYKACSKAIDDLEKLAKVIKARSGFKRKQSLYFASKKKDAIWLEKEYDARKKAGFDVAWLGPEDIEEKFGFQHTYGAILSKQGASIDAFKFAHELLRFNVNKGLKVFDKTEMKSVKYLRDHNLALTKSGYNIKAKKIIYCVGYESKTMIKEDFVNLKSTFAIVSEVDKEKFRNIENTLVWNTDDPYIYMRSTDDERLLIGGGDEDFVDPEKRDSMLNKKEKEILKNLKRIKPEYHFYTDFVWAGTFGETKDGLPYIGEHEKFKNSYFVLGFGGNGITFSVTGMEMASAFMKNKKHQLAEYFKFGR; from the coding sequence ATGGACTTGAAATCTAACGAACCTTTCTGGCTTTTGAAAAATGGCCTTGTTTCTTCTTACCCATCCCTTAAATCTGATGAAGAATGTGATGTTCTGATTATTGGCGGTGGAATTACGGGAAGTCTCATTGCGCATCAAATGATGAAAGACGGATACCATACGATTTTAATTGATAAACGTGAAATCTGTAACGGAAGCACCTCGGCGACCACTTCAATGTTACAGTATGAGATTGATACACCACTTTATGAATTGATTGAATTGATTGGCGAAAAAGGTGCGGTAGAAAGCTATAAAGCCTGCTCGAAAGCTATTGATGATCTGGAAAAATTAGCGAAAGTGATAAAAGCAAGATCAGGTTTCAAAAGAAAACAATCTCTTTATTTTGCCTCAAAAAAGAAGGATGCAATATGGCTTGAAAAAGAATATGACGCGAGAAAAAAAGCAGGATTTGATGTTGCATGGCTTGGTCCGGAAGATATTGAAGAAAAATTCGGGTTCCAACATACGTACGGAGCGATTTTATCAAAACAAGGAGCAAGTATTGACGCCTTCAAATTTGCCCACGAATTATTAAGATTTAATGTCAATAAAGGATTAAAAGTTTTTGATAAAACAGAAATGAAATCGGTGAAATACTTAAGAGATCATAATCTTGCGCTTACCAAAAGCGGTTATAATATTAAAGCAAAAAAAATAATATATTGTGTAGGCTATGAAAGCAAAACGATGATCAAAGAAGACTTCGTCAATCTGAAAAGTACTTTTGCAATTGTGTCTGAAGTAGATAAAGAAAAATTTAGAAATATTGAAAACACATTGGTATGGAATACAGATGATCCGTACATATACATGAGATCTACTGACGACGAAAGATTGCTGATTGGTGGAGGAGACGAAGATTTTGTAGATCCTGAAAAGCGCGATTCTATGCTTAATAAAAAGGAAAAAGAAATTCTGAAAAATCTAAAAAGAATAAAACCGGAATATCATTTTTATACAGATTTTGTTTGGGCAGGAACTTTCGGAGAAACGAAAGATGGTTTGCCTTATATTGGTGAACATGAGAAGTTTAAAAACTCCTATTTTGTTTTAGGTTTTGGCGGAAATGGAATTACTTTTTCGGTAACCGGAATGGAAATGGCATCTGCTTTTATGAAAAATAAAAAACATCAACTTGCTGAATATTTTAAATTTGGAAGATAA
- a CDS encoding vWA domain-containing protein translates to MTTFKILTLAIAAASFLNVSNPSDIRCSKQGNQREIVESNISPNPQITVSKDNKIQVALLLDTSNSMDGLIDQAKSRLWNIVNTLTTLKYNGQAPQIEIALYEYGNDGLKDENFIRQVTPLTQDLDLISEKLFSLRTNGGSEYCGAVIRDASMNLNWDGNEKSMKLIYIAGNESFDQGKINYKDVIAKAKAKNIYTNTIFCGNRSEGIQTFWQNGAVLGDGKFFNIDSNQKVIYIETPYDVKISQYNSQLNDTYISYGSRGSELKMKQNVQDVNAESQSASNAVERAVSKSRKNAYKNDHWDLVDKVEKDKAYISSIKEEELPSELKGKSKDEINKIVAQKSADREKIQKEIEVLAKKRQDFIDAETKKLGNSEADDLGKAIEKSILELGRKNGYNF, encoded by the coding sequence ATGACAACTTTTAAAATTTTAACATTAGCAATTGCTGCTGCATCTTTTTTAAATGTTAGCAACCCTTCAGACATTCGTTGCAGTAAACAAGGCAATCAACGAGAAATCGTGGAAAGTAATATTTCTCCAAATCCGCAAATCACGGTTTCAAAAGACAATAAAATTCAGGTAGCGTTGCTTCTGGATACGTCAAACAGTATGGACGGCCTTATCGATCAGGCAAAATCAAGACTTTGGAATATTGTAAATACACTTACCACTTTGAAGTATAACGGACAAGCGCCACAAATTGAAATTGCGTTGTACGAATACGGAAATGACGGTTTGAAAGATGAAAATTTCATCAGACAGGTCACTCCGCTGACGCAGGATTTAGATTTAATTTCCGAAAAACTTTTTTCACTGCGAACCAATGGCGGTAGTGAATATTGCGGTGCGGTAATACGTGACGCCTCAATGAATCTCAATTGGGACGGAAACGAAAAAAGCATGAAGCTGATTTATATTGCAGGAAATGAATCTTTTGACCAAGGCAAAATCAATTATAAGGATGTGATTGCAAAAGCGAAAGCAAAAAATATCTACACCAATACTATTTTCTGTGGTAACAGAAGTGAAGGAATTCAAACCTTTTGGCAAAACGGAGCTGTTTTGGGAGACGGAAAATTTTTCAATATCGACAGCAACCAAAAAGTAATTTATATCGAAACACCTTATGATGTAAAAATTTCTCAATATAATTCTCAACTCAACGACACCTACATTTCTTACGGAAGCCGTGGTTCAGAATTAAAAATGAAACAAAATGTACAAGACGTCAATGCAGAATCTCAATCAGCTTCTAACGCAGTTGAAAGAGCGGTAAGTAAATCTAGAAAAAATGCTTACAAAAACGATCATTGGGATTTGGTGGATAAGGTAGAAAAAGACAAAGCATACATTTCGTCAATCAAAGAAGAAGAATTGCCTTCTGAATTGAAAGGTAAAAGTAAAGATGAAATTAATAAAATAGTTGCTCAAAAATCTGCAGACCGGGAAAAAATTCAGAAAGAAATTGAAGTTTTAGCCAAGAAAAGACAGGATTTTATTGATGCAGAAACAAAAAAGCTCGGAAATTCTGAAGCCGATGATTTAGGAAAAGCAATTGAAAAATCTATTTTGGAGTTGGGCAGGAAAAATGGGTATAATTTTTAA
- a CDS encoding SIMPL domain-containing protein encodes MKLKHLLLVGIFAAGSLMNAQEVKKNAIEVTGVAEMEVEPDEIIFSIGIKADNKNQLADNEKLLFETLKSNGVKNEDIKFKSMYQNLYSKTSKFTKSFQFKINAKTNVTKVFEDLNQKWVSNLNIAEIKNTKIADFRKTVKINALKAAKEKADYLLESIGKKAGNPLEIIEMEDYMSDSVLPVAFRSKLANIQMEAADTSVDYSFDNIENIKLKYSIKTKYEIL; translated from the coding sequence ATGAAATTGAAACACCTTTTATTAGTAGGAATCTTTGCAGCAGGAAGTTTGATGAATGCGCAGGAAGTGAAGAAAAATGCAATTGAAGTAACCGGAGTTGCAGAAATGGAAGTTGAGCCAGATGAAATCATCTTCAGCATCGGAATAAAAGCCGACAACAAAAACCAATTGGCAGACAACGAAAAACTCTTATTTGAAACTTTAAAAAGTAATGGAGTGAAGAATGAAGACATTAAATTCAAGTCGATGTATCAAAATCTGTATTCTAAAACTTCAAAATTTACCAAGAGTTTTCAGTTTAAAATCAATGCTAAAACCAACGTTACTAAAGTTTTTGAAGACTTAAACCAAAAATGGGTAAGCAATCTAAACATCGCTGAAATTAAAAACACAAAAATTGCAGATTTCAGAAAAACGGTGAAGATCAATGCATTAAAGGCTGCCAAAGAAAAAGCAGATTATCTTTTAGAAAGCATAGGGAAAAAGGCTGGTAATCCGCTTGAAATCATTGAAATGGAAGATTATATGAGCGATTCTGTACTTCCAGTTGCTTTCAGAAGCAAATTGGCAAATATACAAATGGAAGCCGCGGATACGAGTGTAGATTACTCTTTTGATAACATCGAAAACATCAAGCTGAAATACAGCATTAAAACAAAATACGAAATCCTTTAA
- a CDS encoding SIMPL domain-containing protein (The SIMPL domain is named for its presence in mouse protein SIMPL (signalling molecule that associates with mouse pelle-like kinase). Bacterial member BP26, from Brucella, was shown to assemble into a channel-like structure, while YggE from E. coli has been associated with resistance to oxidative stress.): MFLIFNLTQAQMSGNRLYKERNSYSEITNHFPDYKHFYATDSTLTITASILLNQKADQFKLTLGLNEEAENPKKAIENINLRIENFLNKLSSLGIKKKDVYVDFISQTKVYDFDIEGNQKIVTQKIKGFEIKKNIIINTDDHSKIEKMIYEASDFQIYDVIKIDYLSNTIEQIHQNLLKEAHDIISRKRDDYFGRFKHELIGTPIANSSFTYIFPDTQYQQYTAYESSDFDVVRGNYNNDSYIKKLERKGKTFYYEGIKYSGYDKVINNENPEIGIQFMINLSVKYDFKKNR, translated from the coding sequence ATGTTCTTGATATTCAATTTGACTCAAGCTCAAATGTCTGGAAATCGTTTATACAAGGAAAGAAACTCGTACAGTGAGATCACAAATCATTTTCCTGATTATAAACACTTTTATGCTACAGATTCTACTCTGACAATCACTGCAAGCATATTGCTAAATCAAAAAGCAGATCAATTTAAACTTACTTTAGGTCTGAATGAGGAAGCTGAAAATCCTAAAAAAGCGATTGAAAATATCAACTTACGAATAGAAAATTTTTTAAATAAACTTTCTTCTTTAGGAATAAAAAAGAAAGACGTATATGTTGATTTTATATCACAAACAAAAGTGTATGATTTTGATATTGAAGGTAATCAAAAAATTGTAACCCAAAAGATCAAAGGTTTTGAGATCAAGAAAAACATCATTATCAATACGGACGATCATTCAAAAATTGAAAAAATGATCTACGAAGCATCTGATTTTCAAATTTATGATGTTATTAAAATTGATTATCTGAGCAATACTATAGAACAGATTCATCAAAATCTTCTCAAAGAAGCACACGACATTATCAGCAGAAAAAGAGATGATTATTTCGGGAGGTTCAAACATGAATTGATAGGAACTCCAATTGCTAACTCCAGTTTCACTTATATCTTCCCAGATACTCAATATCAGCAATATACTGCATATGAAAGTTCAGATTTTGATGTTGTAAGAGGAAATTACAATAATGATTCTTACATCAAAAAACTGGAAAGAAAGGGCAAGACTTTCTATTATGAAGGTATAAAATATTCCGGCTATGATAAAGTAATTAATAATGAAAATCCGGAGATAGGAATTCAATTTATGATTAATCTAAGTGTAAAATATGATTTTAAGAAAAACAGATAA
- a CDS encoding RNA polymerase sigma factor, with protein MTSEQEFLLKIEKHKGIIFKISKMYMDDKDDRDDLFQEIIYQVWKAYSSFRGESEFSTWLYRIALNTAIVFLKSEKKRSFIANEDFTDYKIVQDDYDLEKEEKLSEMYKAIHQLNPIDKAFIFYYLEDFSGKEIADQMGISEGNVRVKMNRAKNKLKDILNSK; from the coding sequence ATGACTTCAGAACAGGAATTTTTACTTAAGATCGAAAAACATAAGGGAATCATTTTCAAGATTTCTAAAATGTACATGGATGATAAAGACGACCGCGACGATCTTTTTCAGGAAATCATCTATCAAGTCTGGAAAGCTTATTCGAGTTTCAGAGGCGAAAGTGAATTTTCAACTTGGTTATACAGAATTGCTTTGAATACCGCCATTGTCTTTTTAAAATCAGAAAAAAAGAGAAGTTTTATCGCCAACGAAGATTTTACGGATTATAAAATTGTTCAGGACGATTATGATCTTGAAAAGGAAGAAAAACTTTCTGAAATGTACAAAGCTATTCATCAACTCAATCCTATCGATAAAGCATTTATTTTTTATTACCTGGAAGATTTCTCAGGAAAAGAAATTGCCGATCAGATGGGAATCTCTGAAGGAAATGTGCGTGTGAAAATGAATCGCGCCAAAAACAAACTGAAAGATATCTTAAACTCAAAATAA
- a CDS encoding S41 family peptidase, whose amino-acid sequence MKYFLFIFFALTISSCASVKKDNQHLTTSISPEKMREDIDFAYLKLQELHPKFDWYISKTELKFKFDSLKSTINKPLTPVQFYFKLQPVIAKVREGHLSLKIPAKKFNRKEIKVLKSKKGLFGRFEYHVEDNQLYIIENKDSVENIKPGTEILSINEVPVSDYLQKYRELINSDGYNTTFQNYYLKDVFFNFYVAEKGIMDSAKIETLYDGERKIVHLKRESKNKVDKEKDKAEKKRTPEKKVNDYVASTSSYNRNFKFLDKDSAVAYMKIQSFSRTFSNRFYKESFGKIKNAEVSYLIIDIRNNYGGSLYEINNLYSYLASEPFILVKPSELASSVTPFKTNYFRRSNPFHYALKSLLYPGYFFSQLFSVYRGKDGVAYYKMKENKSTKPKKNAFKGKVYVLINGGSFSASSVIAAKLKFEKRAILVGEETGGANDGTVAGFYSYQKLPHSKIDFPIGLLLIQPNIDFSNTRKGVVPDIEINQSMQDILDKRDVQLDWIKNEIAKEKETKIQKNSL is encoded by the coding sequence TTGAAATATTTCCTTTTTATCTTTTTCGCACTTACAATATCATCTTGCGCTTCGGTGAAAAAAGACAATCAGCATCTTACCACAAGTATTTCACCAGAAAAAATGCGGGAAGACATAGATTTCGCATACTTAAAACTTCAGGAATTGCATCCTAAATTTGATTGGTATATTTCAAAAACTGAACTTAAATTTAAATTTGACAGCCTTAAAAGTACAATTAACAAACCACTTACACCTGTTCAGTTTTATTTCAAATTACAGCCTGTGATCGCAAAAGTACGCGAAGGGCATCTATCCCTGAAAATTCCTGCTAAAAAATTTAACAGGAAAGAAATTAAAGTTTTAAAAAGTAAGAAAGGGCTTTTCGGACGTTTTGAATATCATGTGGAAGACAATCAATTGTACATCATCGAAAATAAAGATTCAGTTGAAAATATAAAACCCGGAACAGAAATCTTAAGCATTAATGAAGTTCCTGTTTCTGATTATCTGCAAAAATACCGTGAATTGATCAACAGTGACGGTTACAACACGACGTTTCAAAATTATTATCTGAAAGATGTCTTCTTCAATTTTTATGTTGCCGAGAAAGGCATCATGGACAGTGCAAAAATAGAAACCCTTTACGATGGAGAAAGAAAAATAGTACATCTAAAAAGAGAATCTAAAAACAAGGTAGACAAAGAAAAAGACAAGGCCGAGAAAAAACGAACACCCGAAAAGAAAGTGAATGATTATGTAGCATCCACAAGTTCGTACAATAGAAATTTCAAATTTCTGGATAAAGACAGTGCTGTTGCATACATGAAAATTCAGAGTTTTTCGAGAACATTTTCTAACCGTTTTTACAAAGAATCATTTGGCAAAATCAAGAATGCAGAAGTTTCTTATTTAATTATCGACATTCGGAATAACTACGGCGGCTCGCTCTACGAAATCAACAATTTGTATTCATACCTTGCTTCGGAGCCTTTTATTTTGGTAAAACCTTCTGAGCTGGCATCAAGTGTTACTCCCTTCAAAACCAATTATTTCAGAAGATCAAATCCGTTTCATTATGCACTAAAAAGTTTGCTTTATCCCGGATATTTTTTCTCGCAGCTATTTAGTGTTTACAGAGGAAAAGACGGTGTCGCTTATTACAAAATGAAAGAAAACAAATCTACCAAACCCAAGAAAAATGCTTTTAAGGGAAAGGTTTATGTCTTAATTAATGGCGGAAGTTTTTCTGCATCTTCTGTTATCGCAGCAAAATTAAAATTTGAAAAGCGTGCAATTTTGGTGGGTGAAGAAACTGGCGGAGCCAATGATGGTACTGTTGCCGGATTTTATTCTTATCAAAAACTTCCTCATTCTAAAATTGATTTTCCGATTGGCTTACTGCTTATTCAGCCCAACATTGACTTTAGCAATACTCGGAAAGGTGTCGTTCCCGATATTGAAATAAACCAAAGTATGCAGGATATTTTAGACAAAAGAGATGTTCAGTTGGATTGGATAAAGAATGAAATTGCAAAAGAGAAAGAAACTAAAATTCAAAAAAATTCTCTTTAA
- a CDS encoding MBL fold metallo-hydrolase, whose translation MLYLIIFTLLIAALTFTVTSQQVFGAKPKGKRLERMLKSQHYKNKQFQNLSYTPSFAEGYSLPKVMYSFFFAKKDPFLKPHRSVPAVQTDLKNLPKSEDVFIWLGHSSYFLQMDGVSFLIDPVLSNYGSPFKFFNKAFAGSDIYKPEDLPNIDYLVITHDHYDHLDYPTVKAIRSKVKKVIMPLGVGAHFERWGYHENQLLEEEWGTTLELDHYFTITFTPARHFSGRKFQRNNTLWTSYVLKTPTKKLFLGGDSGYDTHFKMIGEKYGPFDYAILENGQYNAAWKYIHALPEDVIQASLDIRAKNIIPVHSGKFALALHPWNEPLQKVTALGKENNLQILTPKIGEVLDLNKNEHHFPVWWQN comes from the coding sequence ATGCTCTATTTAATTATTTTTACTTTGCTCATTGCAGCACTTACTTTCACCGTAACATCACAACAGGTTTTTGGTGCAAAACCCAAAGGCAAACGTCTGGAAAGAATGCTGAAATCTCAACATTATAAAAATAAACAGTTTCAGAATCTCAGTTATACGCCGTCATTTGCGGAAGGATACAGTTTGCCGAAAGTGATGTACAGCTTCTTTTTTGCTAAGAAAGATCCTTTTTTAAAACCACATCGCAGTGTTCCGGCTGTTCAGACAGATTTAAAAAACCTTCCAAAAAGCGAAGATGTTTTTATATGGTTAGGACACTCGTCGTACTTCTTGCAAATGGACGGAGTTTCTTTTCTCATAGATCCTGTTCTCAGTAATTATGGTTCGCCGTTTAAATTTTTCAACAAGGCTTTTGCGGGTTCAGATATATATAAACCTGAAGATCTTCCCAATATTGATTATTTGGTAATAACTCATGACCATTACGACCATCTCGATTATCCTACAGTAAAAGCGATCAGATCTAAAGTGAAAAAAGTCATCATGCCATTAGGAGTTGGAGCACATTTTGAAAGATGGGGCTATCATGAAAATCAGCTTTTGGAAGAAGAGTGGGGAACTACGCTTGAGCTTGATCATTATTTTACAATAACATTTACTCCGGCAAGACATTTTTCCGGAAGAAAATTCCAGAGAAACAATACACTTTGGACTTCTTACGTTTTGAAAACTCCAACAAAAAAACTGTTTTTGGGAGGTGACAGCGGTTATGACACCCACTTTAAAATGATTGGCGAAAAATACGGACCGTTTGATTACGCTATTCTTGAAAACGGACAATACAATGCCGCGTGGAAGTACATTCATGCGCTGCCCGAAGATGTAATTCAGGCAAGTTTAGATATTCGTGCAAAAAATATTATTCCGGTGCATTCCGGGAAATTTGCACTCGCACTTCACCCTTGGAATGAGCCTTTACAGAAAGTGACTGCTTTGGGAAAAGAAAACAACTTACAAATTCTCACCCCAAAAATTGGAGAGGTTTTAGATTTAAATAAAAATGAACATCACTTTCCGGTCTGGTGGCAAAACTGA
- a CDS encoding GNAT family N-acetyltransferase yields the protein MENIKFEISPYQDELQILLENSKVGYMSIAIDGRLMNVYYTKIDEHLEGKGYAKLLLDELVRYAEEKDLMIDPECDFVRQQLENHPKRYRGIWHD from the coding sequence ATGGAAAATATAAAATTTGAAATATCTCCTTACCAAGACGAGCTGCAGATCTTATTAGAAAATTCTAAAGTCGGATATATGTCGATTGCAATTGACGGCAGGCTGATGAATGTCTATTACACAAAGATCGATGAGCATCTTGAAGGGAAAGGCTATGCCAAATTGCTACTTGATGAGTTGGTAAGGTATGCCGAAGAAAAAGACCTTATGATCGATCCTGAATGTGATTTTGTAAGACAACAACTGGAAAACCATCCTAAAAGATACCGAGGAATCTGGCACGACTGA
- a CDS encoding MFS transporter, with protein MKFLQEKNKFIATILAFAVIPMSGLATDIYLPSMPSMATEFKLPESSIQITLTLFLISYGVTQFFAGSVVDSYGRYRVSNISLGLFVLSFLITAFTKDIMVIYAMRILQGVLSGFAVVSKRAFFVDVYEGEKRKHYLSIMTIVWSVGPIIAPFIGGYLQKLFGWQSNFYVLAGYSLILLILELLFSGETLKVKKPFQFYFVLKEYDLMFRTKDFFYGMLMCGVSYAMVIFFNLCGAFIIEHKMGYSEVIAGYVSLILGFAWMAGGFLGKALIKKAFLPKIRYANFIQIFLILMMIFCSYFINNIYTLVAFAFVIHVTAGFIFNNYFAYCIGRFPNSAGVAGGLTGGVAFIITSAISYGIVAIIKPEIQLQVAEGYFVLGILGLIILSITKLRKAHI; from the coding sequence ATGAAATTTCTTCAAGAAAAAAATAAATTTATCGCCACCATATTGGCATTCGCAGTGATTCCGATGTCGGGTTTGGCGACAGATATTTATTTACCGTCGATGCCGAGTATGGCAACGGAATTCAAATTACCTGAAAGCAGTATTCAGATTACTTTAACTTTATTTCTAATCAGCTACGGCGTTACACAGTTTTTTGCAGGAAGCGTTGTAGATTCCTACGGAAGATATAGAGTTTCCAATATTTCTCTAGGACTTTTTGTACTTAGTTTTTTGATTACCGCATTTACCAAAGACATAATGGTTATCTACGCCATGCGTATTTTACAAGGAGTTTTATCGGGATTTGCAGTCGTCTCGAAGCGTGCGTTTTTTGTGGATGTGTATGAAGGTGAAAAACGAAAACATTATTTGAGTATTATGACCATTGTTTGGTCTGTAGGTCCCATCATTGCTCCTTTTATCGGTGGATATCTTCAGAAATTGTTTGGCTGGCAGTCAAATTTCTATGTTTTGGCGGGTTACAGTTTAATTTTATTGATTTTGGAATTGTTATTTTCTGGCGAAACATTAAAAGTTAAGAAACCTTTTCAATTCTATTTTGTGTTGAAAGAGTATGATTTGATGTTCCGTACCAAAGATTTTTTCTACGGAATGCTGATGTGCGGAGTGAGTTATGCGATGGTGATTTTCTTCAATCTCTGTGGTGCATTCATTATCGAACACAAAATGGGTTATTCTGAAGTTATTGCAGGGTATGTTTCACTAATTCTTGGTTTTGCCTGGATGGCGGGTGGTTTTCTCGGGAAAGCTTTAATTAAAAAAGCATTTCTTCCCAAGATTCGTTATGCCAATTTTATTCAGATATTTTTGATCTTGATGATGATTTTCTGTTCATATTTTATCAACAATATCTACACTTTAGTTGCTTTTGCATTTGTGATTCATGTGACGGCAGGTTTTATTTTTAATAATTATTTTGCATATTGTATCGGCAGATTTCCCAATTCTGCAGGTGTTGCAGGTGGTTTGACGGGTGGAGTAGCCTTTATTATCACTTCAGCGATAAGCTATGGAATTGTTGCCATTATAAAACCCGAAATTCAGCTGCAGGTTGCAGAGGGATATTTCGTTTTAGGAATTTTAGGATTAATCATTTTAAGCATTACTAAATTAAGAAAAGCGCATATCTGA